A window of the Brassica napus cultivar Da-Ae chromosome A2, Da-Ae, whole genome shotgun sequence genome harbors these coding sequences:
- the LOC106378967 gene encoding MADS-box transcription factor PHERES 1-like: MSTRGRLKLNFIDNKSARNQTFKKRTRGFMKKAKELSTLCGIKVSVVIKSCDNAEPEFWPSREGAEAVHSEFMKVVETQGFSKMHNHESYLLERIQKDGEKARRLHAENREIELREVMFDLLKGKTLMPHQYGDPSFMRELNLFIGGYANRVTYRTQFLEGSVEPVPPNFAGANAHGPVVDDVNPVVVGTEGSVINPTEAYDHMPQYDGMDMSVNVEVPEPFQYQTNANYYDQTQPWFNGSSQGMNVNHQEPFQYQTPPNSYDHIQPMFNGSSQGMNMKYEEPFQYQPHGNLYDQMQPMFYGSSQDMYTGLSHDQGQSSNTTQQFMSLLMGRPQQMSDVQDLASVASMDDNNNRYQQLPVTSQMPSTTTTTTAAANLSGHSINNGWPTKFGLD; this comes from the coding sequence ATGTCGACAAGGGGAAGGTTAAAGCTAAATTTCATAGATAACAAATCAGCAAGAAACCAAACTTTTAAGAAGAGGACGAGAGGTTTTATGAAGAAAGCCAAAGAGCTGTCTACTCTCTGCGGTATCAAAGTTTCTGTGGTTATCAAGAGCTGCGACAATGCGGAGCCGGAGTTTTGGCCGTCAAGGGAAGGCGCTGAAGCAGTGCACTCGGAGTTTATGAAGGTGGTGGAGACGCAAGGGTTCAGTAAGATGCATAACCATGAGAGTTATCTGTTGGAGAGGATCCAGAAAGACGGAGAGAAGGCAAGGAGGCTACATGCTGAGAATCGAGAGATTGAACTTAGAGAGGTTATGTTCGATCTTCTCAAGGGGAAGACGCTGATGCCGCATCAGTATGGTGATCCAAGTTTTATGAGAGAGCTGAATCTTTTCATTGGTGGTTATGCCAATAGGGTAACTTACAGAACCCAATTCCTCGAGGGGAGTGTTGAGCCTGTTCCTCCTAATTTCGCTGGTGCAAATGCACATGGTCCTGTTGTTGATGATGTGAACCCTGTTGTTGTCGGAACCGAGGGTTCGGTAATTAACCCTACTGAAGCTTATGACCATATGCCCCAATATGATGGTATGGATATGAGTGTGAATGTGGAGGTTCCTGAACCATTTCAATACCAAACTAATGCTAACTATTATGATCAGACTCAACCTTGGTTCAATGGTTCGAGCCAAGGTATGAATGTGAATCATCAAGAACCATTTCAATACCAAACTCCTCCTAACTCTTATGATCACATCCAGCCTATGTTCAATGGTTCGAGCCAGGGTATGAATATGAAATATGAAGAACCATTCCAATACCAACCTCATGGTAACTTGTATGATCAGATGCAGCCTATGTTCTATGGTTCGAGCCAGGATATGTATACAGGTTTGAGTCACGATCAGGGACAGAGTTCGAATACAACACAACAGTTCATGAGCCTATTGATGGGACGACCTCAGCAGATGAGTGATGTTCAAGATCTTGCAAGCGTTGCTTCCATGGATGACAACAATAATCGCTACCAACAACTACCAGTCACCAGTCAGATGccttccaccaccaccaccaccaccgccgccGCCAATCTTTCTGGTCATAGCATCAACAATGGTTGGCCAACAAAGTTTGGTTTGGACTGA